Proteins encoded in a region of the Pirellulaceae bacterium genome:
- a CDS encoding FAD:protein FMN transferase, which produces MNRKPDHSTRRQFLTGQSAVDAIGNLGQSVQQKLPTPAGSDSLEGRTYLVQIGRRAMACEFDVYLNAGEHEAATEYAIEALDLIEEIEDQLSVYRHRSEVSRLNLVAATRPVSVDRRLYQLLKSAIQLHKETKGAFDITSGPLIKVWGFYRREGKLPTSDALETARASVGSDYLKLSDDFTVAFRRAGVEINLGGIGKGFALDQCQSLLRERAVEDFMIHGGNSSILASGDRAGSAGSGWTVGIRHPLRPERRIAEIRLRDKSLGTSGTGTQHFYHQGRKYGHIIDPRSGQPAEGVLSTTVVAPRAAIADALSTAFYVMGVDEIRQYCESHPEIGALIICAGKQSGVVDISEFGMDDTAWSQLEN; this is translated from the coding sequence ATGAATCGAAAACCGGATCATTCCACGAGGCGGCAGTTTCTCACTGGACAATCAGCCGTTGATGCCATTGGCAACCTCGGACAATCCGTCCAGCAGAAGCTTCCAACACCCGCTGGGAGCGATTCGTTAGAAGGGCGCACCTATCTCGTCCAAATCGGTCGCCGAGCGATGGCGTGTGAATTTGACGTCTACTTGAACGCCGGGGAGCATGAAGCCGCCACCGAATATGCGATCGAAGCATTGGATTTGATTGAAGAGATCGAAGATCAGTTGAGCGTTTATCGACATCGAAGTGAAGTCAGTCGGCTCAATCTGGTGGCCGCGACTCGACCAGTTTCCGTCGATCGACGGCTTTACCAGCTTCTGAAAAGTGCGATTCAGCTCCACAAAGAGACCAAGGGCGCCTTTGACATTACTTCCGGCCCGCTAATCAAAGTCTGGGGGTTTTATCGTCGTGAAGGAAAACTACCCACATCGGATGCTCTCGAAACCGCCCGCGCATCTGTCGGGAGCGACTACTTGAAATTGAGCGATGACTTCACAGTGGCATTTCGCCGGGCCGGCGTCGAAATCAACCTCGGTGGAATCGGAAAGGGCTTCGCGTTAGACCAATGTCAATCTCTCTTGCGTGAACGAGCCGTGGAAGATTTCATGATTCATGGAGGCAACAGCAGCATTCTGGCTTCCGGCGACCGTGCGGGTTCGGCAGGAAGTGGCTGGACAGTAGGGATCCGCCACCCTTTACGACCCGAGCGTCGCATCGCCGAAATTCGCCTGCGTGACAAATCGCTCGGCACGTCGGGAACCGGAACACAGCATTTCTATCATCAAGGACGCAAGTACGGCCACATTATCGATCCCCGCTCGGGGCAACCTGCCGAAGGTGTCTTGTCGACGACTGTTGTCGCCCCACGTGCTGCCATCGCAGACGCATTGTCAACTGCTTTCTACGTAATGGGAGTTGACGAAATCCGTCAGTACTGTGAGTCCCATCCAGAGATAGGAGCTTTGATCATCTGCGCGGGAAAACAAAGCGGCGTGGTCGACATCAGTGAGTTCGGCATGGATGACACAGCGTGGAGCCAGTTGGAAAACTAA
- a CDS encoding AMP nucleosidase produces the protein MVSKRELVMDWLPRYTGMPLEEFGEYILLTNFRNYLDRFSERFDCEIRGQDRPMQASTSSNGLTMINFGIGSPNAASVMDLLTAVHPKGVLFLGKCGGLKRSTEIGHFILPIAAIRGDGTSDDYLPSMVPALPSFKLHKFVSEKLVERSLDYRTGVVYTTNRRVWEHDQDFKETLRSMTAIAIDMETATLFVVGHTNQIARGALLLVSDLPLTPDGVKTESRDAKVTRDWANLHLDIGIDALSEIGKKGETIKHFHY, from the coding sequence ATGGTCAGCAAACGCGAATTAGTGATGGATTGGCTGCCACGTTACACAGGAATGCCTTTGGAAGAGTTTGGCGAATACATCTTACTGACAAACTTCCGCAACTATCTGGATCGTTTCTCAGAACGATTCGACTGCGAGATCCGTGGCCAAGATCGTCCGATGCAGGCCAGCACCAGCAGCAACGGATTGACGATGATCAATTTTGGTATTGGTTCGCCAAATGCTGCCAGCGTGATGGATCTGCTGACAGCCGTTCATCCCAAGGGAGTGCTCTTCTTGGGTAAATGTGGCGGACTGAAACGGTCGACGGAAATCGGCCACTTCATTTTGCCAATCGCCGCAATCCGAGGCGACGGTACATCGGATGACTACTTGCCGTCCATGGTCCCCGCCCTTCCCTCCTTCAAACTCCACAAATTTGTCTCCGAGAAGCTGGTGGAGCGATCGTTGGACTACCGAACCGGAGTGGTCTACACAACGAATCGTCGCGTGTGGGAGCACGACCAGGATTTCAAAGAAACGCTACGCAGCATGACAGCAATTGCGATCGACATGGAGACAGCGACTCTATTCGTTGTCGGTCACACGAACCAAATCGCACGCGGTGCCTTGCTATTGGTCTCCGACCTACCCTTAACACCCGACGGAGTCAAAACCGAATCCCGCGATGCAAAGGTCACGCGTGACTGGGCCAACCTGCATCTCGATATTGGTATCGATGCCCTCTCAGAAATTGGCAAGAAGGGCGAAACGATCAAACACTTTCACTATTGA
- a CDS encoding DUF4339 domain-containing protein produces the protein MGIRFRCPSGHRLNVKEFLAGKRGICPKCGAKFQIPAESDSDLVKNVQSDEEVSVDPGVALGKEQIKAATERHPPTQSKSGDAALPGVSAAKIAGNANQPAVNPVGRDPVDDVGFGAELRQKADPSGLDLRIRAEPHGREVAKIPEAVGTPQVMTEGAELDRSTPAATVDPISEAPHAVWYVRPPSGGQFGPASGDIMRSWIAEGRVTIDSLVWREGWPEWQSAGSTFSGLLTPGSHAALAEVPRIVTQPSVVASTEIHRKRKSTKMTLPLVGSLIVACVILFAALIYVVQVMN, from the coding sequence ATGGGTATTCGCTTTCGGTGTCCGAGTGGCCACAGACTGAACGTCAAAGAATTCTTGGCCGGAAAACGTGGGATCTGTCCCAAATGCGGGGCGAAATTCCAGATTCCCGCAGAATCTGATTCAGATCTGGTCAAAAATGTCCAATCAGACGAAGAGGTGTCCGTCGATCCAGGGGTGGCGCTTGGGAAAGAGCAGATCAAGGCGGCCACGGAGCGACATCCGCCCACACAATCCAAATCGGGTGATGCTGCTCTTCCAGGCGTATCTGCAGCCAAAATCGCGGGCAATGCGAATCAACCTGCCGTTAACCCCGTGGGGCGTGACCCCGTTGATGATGTGGGTTTTGGAGCCGAACTTCGGCAAAAAGCAGACCCCTCTGGTCTAGATTTGCGAATTCGTGCGGAGCCCCACGGCAGGGAAGTTGCCAAGATACCGGAGGCCGTTGGAACGCCTCAGGTTATGACTGAAGGAGCAGAGTTGGACCGTTCGACACCGGCAGCGACGGTAGATCCGATCAGCGAGGCGCCGCATGCGGTTTGGTACGTTCGACCACCGTCAGGTGGTCAGTTCGGTCCGGCTTCTGGCGATATCATGCGGAGCTGGATTGCCGAAGGACGAGTCACGATTGATTCGCTCGTTTGGCGAGAAGGATGGCCGGAGTGGCAGTCAGCAGGCAGTACTTTTTCCGGCTTGTTAACCCCGGGGAGTCACGCCGCCTTGGCGGAGGTTCCTCGAATCGTGACTCAGCCGAGCGTGGTTGCGTCTACGGAGATTCATCGGAAACGTAAATCGACCAAAATGACGTTACCGCTGGTGGGATCATTGATTGTGGCTTGCGTGATCCTGTTTGCCGCTCTCATTTACGTCGTACAAGTTATGAATTAG
- a CDS encoding PQQ-binding-like beta-propeller repeat protein: MSRLLLLIPFAIGMTVTLSTFAEVNDWPQWRGPDRTGLSQEKGLLQAWPEGGPPLLWLNDNCGIGYSAPTVAKDRLVTMGARDKVEQLICLNANTGEESWAIDVGDNYENGWGDGPRSSPTIDGDRVFALGANGNLICADLTSGQVQWKVSLADFGGSVPNWGYSESVLVDGDQLVCTPGGDEGAVIALDKRTGKKIWQSESFTDAAHYSSIIAADFDGRRQYIQLTQHSVVGIDAKTGDVLWRTDWPGRVAVVPTPIYSDGHVYVSSGYGSGCDLFEIGADGEVTGVYGKEAKKVMKNHHGGVVLVDDHLFGYSDGVGWVCQEWMSGELVWREREAFGKGALCYADGRLYCLSKDDGFVALVEPTVDGWREHGRFKLDPQTELRKPKGRIWTHPIVANGKLFLRDQELLFCYDVKQQQ; the protein is encoded by the coding sequence ATGTCCCGACTTTTGTTGCTTATCCCGTTCGCGATTGGAATGACCGTGACACTTAGTACATTTGCTGAGGTCAATGACTGGCCTCAGTGGCGAGGTCCCGACCGGACGGGGCTTTCGCAAGAGAAAGGGCTGCTGCAAGCTTGGCCGGAAGGCGGGCCGCCTCTGTTGTGGTTGAACGATAATTGCGGAATTGGATACTCGGCACCCACGGTTGCGAAGGATCGTCTGGTTACCATGGGAGCTCGTGATAAGGTCGAGCAATTGATTTGTCTCAATGCCAATACGGGGGAGGAATCATGGGCGATTGATGTTGGCGACAATTATGAAAATGGATGGGGCGACGGACCGCGTTCAAGTCCAACAATTGACGGAGATCGTGTCTTTGCGCTGGGAGCCAATGGAAACTTGATTTGCGCGGATCTAACAAGTGGCCAGGTCCAATGGAAAGTCAGTCTGGCTGACTTTGGCGGCAGCGTGCCAAATTGGGGCTACTCAGAATCGGTATTGGTGGATGGGGATCAGTTGGTTTGCACGCCGGGGGGCGACGAAGGCGCGGTAATTGCTCTCGATAAACGAACAGGAAAAAAGATTTGGCAATCGGAGAGCTTCACCGATGCTGCTCATTATTCCTCAATTATCGCTGCTGATTTCGACGGGCGACGTCAGTACATTCAGCTGACTCAGCATAGCGTTGTCGGCATCGACGCGAAGACAGGAGACGTGCTTTGGCGGACGGATTGGCCAGGGCGGGTTGCCGTCGTACCAACGCCCATCTACAGCGACGGCCATGTTTACGTTTCCTCCGGATACGGTAGCGGTTGTGACTTGTTTGAAATCGGTGCCGACGGAGAAGTGACAGGTGTCTATGGTAAAGAAGCCAAGAAGGTGATGAAAAACCATCACGGAGGAGTTGTTCTGGTAGATGATCATTTGTTCGGATACTCCGATGGTGTTGGTTGGGTATGTCAGGAATGGATGAGTGGTGAATTGGTTTGGAGGGAGCGTGAAGCGTTCGGCAAGGGCGCACTTTGTTATGCGGATGGCCGGCTGTATTGTTTGAGTAAAGATGACGGCTTCGTTGCTCTGGTTGAACCGACGGTGGATGGCTGGCGGGAGCACGGCCGTTTCAAACTTGATCCTCAGACCGAGTTGCGCAAACCGAAGGGTCGGATCTGGACGCACCCAATTGTTGCGAACGGTAAGCTCTTTTTGCGAGATCAGGAGCTATTGTTCTGTTACGATGTGAAGCAACAGCAATAG
- a CDS encoding M20/M25/M40 family metallo-hydrolase produces MLTQQPTVQYPLQLCLILACLGVLSNPSTAQHPDQPESTNSIDSAEQEGQLLSGTRQLTFEGRRAGEGYFSQDGSKMVFQSERDTKNPFFQIYLLDFETGDVDRVSPGHGKTTCGWIHPSGKEVLFASTHEDDKAVAKQQEELEFRESGKERRYSWDYDENYDLFSYDTDSQEYTNLTSTKGYDAEASWSPDGQHIVFASNRNAYQQDLTPTQRERFKMDPASMIDLYLMNADGSNVQQLTNVEGYDGGPFFSHDGKRICWRRFSPDGATAEIMSMNTDGGDVRTLTRLGAMSWAPYYHPSGQYLIFATNVHGFGNFELYLVDSEGKREPTRVTYTDGFDGLPVFTPDGKQLAWTTNRTRGKQSQIFLSDWDHDAALARLGLSRNDSPGTDVSVAADAAADSSRITTATCNPEDILRHVGYLCRPELNGRRTGTRGELLATAYVAAYMDQLDLRPAGDDDGWFQCFEFASGVALGKDNQLKAGDLSYQLEKDWTPLGFSKVGPVNKAPVVFAGYGIVAPSDDGQAEYDSFVHLDVKDKWIMVFRFMPEDISPERRQHLASHSSLRFKAMTARERGARGLIVVSGPTSGVKNQLASFRFDGSLAGSGLPVISVSDQVADSWLKSTGKSLKDLQTKLDSGDPQMGFEVEGVQVTANIDIEQIEHQGRNVLGRLQVGEQPSKQIVIVGAHIDHLGSGPSSSSLARDDEQQGVHWGADDNASGVAAMLEVAQWLSSLKEANQLPIKRDIIFAAWSGEEEGLIGSSHFAKTFQLPSHDHHAHALAGDPHALAGDPHAGPEAPSLYPTIAACINMDMVGRLDKKLILQGVGSSSVWKGEIERRNAVTGLPITIQNDSFIPTDASTFFIRGVPILSAFTGSHEDYHTPRDTPDKLNYDGNAQIAKFMGLVTRSIASRDDAPDYVSQERPKETRANLRAYLGTIPDYAESDVKGLQISGVAKKGPAALAGLKGGDVIVELAGRKIENIYDYTYAIEALKIGQPTKIVVQRKGKRLKLEVTPGSRN; encoded by the coding sequence ATGTTAACTCAGCAACCGACTGTCCAATATCCCTTACAACTGTGTTTGATCCTGGCCTGCCTGGGCGTTTTGAGCAATCCGTCAACCGCCCAACATCCGGACCAGCCTGAGTCGACAAACTCGATTGACTCTGCTGAACAGGAAGGTCAACTTTTGTCCGGCACACGTCAATTGACCTTCGAGGGACGTCGGGCGGGCGAAGGTTATTTCAGCCAAGATGGGTCGAAGATGGTGTTTCAGAGTGAACGAGACACAAAGAATCCATTCTTTCAAATCTATCTACTCGATTTCGAGACAGGCGATGTGGACCGAGTTTCACCAGGTCATGGCAAGACAACCTGCGGCTGGATTCACCCCAGCGGCAAAGAAGTCCTCTTCGCGTCAACCCACGAGGACGACAAAGCGGTTGCCAAACAACAGGAAGAACTCGAATTCCGCGAGTCTGGCAAAGAACGACGATATTCGTGGGATTACGACGAGAATTACGACCTCTTCTCTTACGACACGGACAGCCAAGAATACACGAACTTGACCTCCACGAAGGGCTATGACGCAGAAGCTTCTTGGTCTCCGGACGGGCAACACATCGTCTTTGCCTCAAACCGAAACGCCTATCAACAAGATCTTACTCCAACGCAGCGTGAACGATTCAAGATGGATCCGGCGTCCATGATTGACCTCTATCTGATGAATGCCGACGGCAGCAACGTTCAACAGCTAACCAACGTGGAGGGTTATGATGGCGGCCCATTCTTTTCACACGATGGCAAGCGAATTTGCTGGCGCCGATTTTCGCCTGACGGGGCAACCGCCGAGATCATGTCGATGAACACGGATGGCGGCGATGTCCGCACACTGACTCGCTTGGGTGCCATGTCGTGGGCGCCCTACTATCATCCTAGCGGCCAATATCTCATCTTCGCCACGAACGTCCACGGCTTCGGGAACTTCGAACTCTATTTAGTCGACAGTGAGGGAAAGCGAGAGCCCACCCGTGTCACCTACACCGATGGTTTTGATGGACTGCCAGTTTTCACGCCTGATGGAAAGCAACTTGCTTGGACAACAAATCGGACTCGAGGAAAACAGTCTCAAATCTTCCTATCGGACTGGGACCATGACGCCGCGTTAGCACGACTGGGGTTATCACGCAACGACTCACCCGGGACGGACGTATCCGTGGCCGCGGATGCTGCCGCGGACTCGTCACGAATCACGACAGCCACCTGCAATCCCGAGGACATCCTTCGTCACGTTGGCTATCTGTGCCGACCGGAATTGAATGGACGTCGCACCGGCACTCGCGGTGAATTACTTGCAACGGCCTACGTAGCAGCTTACATGGACCAGCTTGATCTTCGCCCCGCCGGTGACGATGACGGCTGGTTCCAATGCTTTGAATTTGCTTCAGGCGTCGCATTGGGCAAAGACAATCAACTGAAGGCTGGCGACCTCTCCTACCAGCTTGAAAAAGATTGGACCCCGCTGGGGTTTTCCAAAGTCGGCCCCGTCAATAAAGCGCCCGTTGTTTTCGCGGGATACGGCATCGTCGCACCTAGCGATGATGGTCAAGCCGAGTATGACTCGTTTGTGCATTTGGATGTAAAAGACAAGTGGATCATGGTCTTTCGGTTTATGCCGGAAGATATCAGCCCTGAACGCCGTCAGCACTTGGCAAGTCACTCGAGCCTGCGATTTAAGGCGATGACAGCAAGGGAGCGTGGCGCTCGCGGCTTGATCGTTGTCAGCGGTCCGACTTCGGGTGTCAAAAACCAACTCGCTTCATTTCGCTTCGACGGATCGTTAGCGGGGAGCGGCCTGCCCGTGATCAGCGTTTCCGACCAGGTCGCCGATTCGTGGCTCAAATCCACCGGCAAGTCACTGAAAGATCTCCAAACCAAGCTAGATAGCGGTGACCCGCAGATGGGTTTTGAGGTTGAAGGCGTGCAAGTCACAGCTAACATCGACATTGAGCAAATCGAACATCAAGGACGAAATGTCTTGGGCCGCCTGCAGGTAGGCGAGCAGCCTTCAAAACAAATTGTGATTGTCGGGGCTCACATCGATCATCTGGGTTCCGGCCCAAGCAGCTCCTCGCTGGCTCGAGACGATGAACAACAGGGCGTTCACTGGGGAGCCGATGACAACGCGTCGGGCGTCGCCGCAATGCTGGAAGTCGCCCAATGGTTAAGTTCGCTCAAGGAAGCCAATCAGCTACCGATCAAACGAGATATTATCTTTGCGGCATGGTCAGGCGAAGAGGAAGGACTGATCGGCTCCAGCCATTTCGCGAAAACTTTTCAGCTTCCAAGTCACGATCACCACGCGCATGCGCTGGCTGGAGATCCTCATGCGCTGGCTGGAGATCCTCATGCAGGCCCCGAGGCGCCGTCCCTTTACCCCACAATCGCCGCTTGCATCAACATGGACATGGTCGGACGATTGGACAAAAAACTCATTCTCCAAGGCGTCGGATCTTCCAGCGTTTGGAAAGGTGAAATTGAACGGCGAAATGCCGTCACCGGGTTACCCATTACGATTCAAAACGACAGCTTTATTCCTACGGATGCCAGCACTTTCTTTATCCGGGGAGTTCCGATTCTATCCGCTTTTACGGGTTCCCACGAAGACTACCACACGCCAAGAGATACGCCGGACAAGCTGAACTACGACGGCAATGCCCAGATCGCAAAATTCATGGGTTTGGTAACTCGTTCCATCGCCAGTCGTGATGATGCGCCCGACTATGTTTCGCAAGAGCGTCCCAAAGAGACTCGGGCCAACTTGAGGGCCTATCTGGGAACCATACCGGACTACGCCGAATCCGACGTAAAAGGGCTACAAATCTCAGGGGTGGCGAAAAAGGGCCCCGCTGCCCTGGCTGGCCTGAAAGGTGGGGACGTCATTGTGGAATTAGCAGGCAGAAAGATCGAGAACATCTATGATTACACTTACGCAATCGAAGCATTAAAGATTGGTCAACCAACCAAGATTGTCGTGCAACGAAAGGGCAAACGACTCAAGCTCGAAGTCACGCCCGGCTCGAGAAATTAG
- a CDS encoding peroxiredoxin family protein: MQIMQNVIPIGLLFISSVALGWETKSGSSSSDPPAASSKQDSDSKNASETSAEESTSDEEPDSQETLAGHSFHGEVFNEGPRQAAYLMEGTGVINFPVASKVPEVQEFINQGVGQLHGFWFFEAERSFRQAAALDPDCAAAYWGMAMANANNRDRAKKLIQKAVDRKYLATDRVCRYITALSTYLNTKKGKSATEAYVKALEKIVYDYSDDLDAQAFIAVELWKGRRDGIKITSHLAVDGLIQQVLDVEPMHPVHHYRIHLWDAEKASRALGSSALCGQSAPAIAHMWHMPGHIYAKLKRYSDAAWQQEASARTDHAQMMRDQLLPDQIHNFAHNNEWLIRDLIHIGRIHDAVDLAKNMTELPRHPKYNLVSKGGSSAAYGRTRLFQVLQAAELWSDAISLADSPYLEPTDSFSEQIKQLRLLGRAYFRSGDFANGAMIVAELETQLCEKFASREQKVSDAEAKAKQESKDKKATEKMVKAARRSVDLEIRKVERSLQEMYGHLAVQSEANELAIEMFDKAGEVDRWYLAFLQLQAGKTDEAIKRVADYAKSHPGECLPLAHKAHILWQAGKQDEAMEAMKELQENGAEIDLDIPGFQRLKPIATAMEWSEDWRPELKRADDLGDRPELDTLGPFRWQPNAAPAWSLQSDHGETVSLSDYRGKPIVLIFYLGYGCLHCAEQLQAFGPERQRFIDAGIELLAVSSDDQPGLQKSRENYTDGNIPFSLLANPTLDVFKQYRAYDDFEDQPLHGTFVIDGKGRIRWHDISYEPFMDHEFVLKEAKRLLAQDAKDSSPPLVKVAR; the protein is encoded by the coding sequence ATGCAAATCATGCAAAACGTCATTCCGATTGGCCTTCTGTTTATCTCGAGTGTGGCGTTGGGCTGGGAGACGAAGAGCGGATCGTCATCTTCGGATCCGCCAGCAGCCAGTTCAAAACAAGATTCGGATTCAAAGAATGCATCTGAGACTTCTGCTGAGGAATCAACCAGCGACGAGGAGCCCGATTCGCAAGAAACCTTGGCCGGCCATTCATTTCATGGTGAGGTTTTCAATGAGGGGCCGCGCCAAGCGGCTTACCTGATGGAAGGGACGGGGGTGATTAACTTTCCGGTGGCCTCCAAGGTGCCTGAGGTTCAAGAATTCATCAATCAGGGAGTTGGGCAGTTACACGGATTCTGGTTTTTTGAAGCCGAGCGTTCTTTTCGCCAAGCTGCCGCCCTTGATCCTGATTGCGCCGCGGCCTATTGGGGAATGGCGATGGCCAATGCCAATAATCGCGATCGGGCTAAGAAGCTGATTCAGAAAGCCGTTGATCGCAAATACCTTGCAACAGATCGAGTGTGCCGCTACATCACCGCTTTGTCCACTTACTTGAATACAAAGAAGGGAAAGTCAGCGACAGAGGCTTACGTCAAGGCATTGGAGAAAATCGTCTACGACTATTCCGATGATTTGGATGCGCAGGCTTTTATCGCGGTCGAGTTGTGGAAGGGACGGCGCGATGGGATCAAGATTACGAGCCATCTGGCCGTGGACGGTTTGATTCAACAGGTCTTGGATGTCGAACCCATGCATCCGGTACATCATTACCGAATTCATCTTTGGGATGCAGAAAAGGCGTCTCGAGCCCTCGGATCGTCAGCGTTGTGTGGACAATCTGCGCCTGCCATCGCCCACATGTGGCATATGCCTGGTCACATCTATGCAAAATTGAAACGCTACTCAGATGCTGCTTGGCAACAAGAGGCCTCGGCACGTACCGATCACGCACAGATGATGCGAGATCAATTGTTGCCCGATCAAATCCATAACTTTGCTCACAATAACGAATGGTTGATTCGGGACTTGATTCACATCGGTCGGATTCATGATGCGGTTGACTTGGCGAAGAATATGACTGAGTTGCCTCGACATCCAAAGTACAATCTGGTCTCAAAGGGAGGGTCGAGCGCGGCGTACGGAAGGACCCGATTATTTCAAGTGCTGCAAGCGGCCGAATTGTGGAGCGATGCAATTTCTCTGGCTGACAGCCCCTACCTCGAACCTACCGACAGCTTTTCCGAACAAATCAAGCAGCTGCGATTGCTGGGACGGGCCTATTTTCGTTCGGGGGATTTCGCGAATGGCGCCATGATCGTCGCCGAACTGGAGACACAGCTTTGCGAGAAGTTCGCTTCGCGCGAACAAAAAGTCAGCGACGCTGAAGCAAAAGCCAAGCAAGAGAGCAAGGATAAAAAAGCCACGGAGAAAATGGTGAAGGCAGCCCGCCGTAGCGTGGATTTGGAGATTCGAAAAGTCGAACGATCGTTGCAGGAAATGTACGGACACTTAGCCGTGCAAAGCGAAGCGAATGAACTTGCGATCGAAATGTTCGACAAAGCGGGTGAGGTGGACCGCTGGTATCTCGCGTTCCTCCAGCTCCAAGCGGGAAAAACCGACGAAGCAATCAAACGGGTTGCTGATTATGCCAAGAGTCATCCGGGCGAGTGCTTGCCGCTTGCGCACAAGGCACACATTCTCTGGCAAGCTGGTAAGCAGGACGAGGCGATGGAAGCCATGAAGGAATTGCAGGAAAATGGTGCCGAAATCGATCTTGATATTCCAGGCTTTCAACGTCTAAAGCCGATCGCCACGGCGATGGAATGGTCGGAAGACTGGCGACCCGAACTGAAGCGAGCCGATGATCTGGGGGATCGGCCGGAGCTTGACACGCTTGGACCGTTTCGTTGGCAACCGAATGCGGCGCCAGCCTGGTCGTTGCAGAGTGATCATGGAGAGACAGTGTCGCTGAGTGATTACCGGGGCAAACCGATTGTTCTGATCTTCTATCTTGGATATGGATGCCTGCATTGTGCCGAGCAGTTGCAAGCTTTCGGGCCTGAAAGGCAAAGATTTATAGATGCCGGCATCGAGTTGTTGGCGGTCAGTTCCGACGACCAGCCTGGATTGCAAAAATCACGAGAAAACTACACCGATGGAAATATACCGTTTTCGCTGTTGGCCAACCCAACGTTAGACGTTTTTAAGCAGTATCGCGCTTATGATGATTTCGAAGATCAACCCTTGCACGGAACGTTTGTCATCGACGGCAAAGGTAGGATTCGTTGGCACGATATTAGTTATGAACCTTTCATGGATCACGAATTTGTTTTGAAAGAAGCGAAGCGATTGCTGGCGCAGGACGCCAAGGACTCGTCGCCTCCGCTAGTGAAAGTTGCGCGTTGA